The region CGAATAACAAGTTTAATTTTCTAATTGTATTCGGGTTTCTATTCAagtattgatttaaataaaattaatttggtCAATCTGTTGTCCGTCAGGTAGTTTTAATTATGGTTTATAAACATCCTCATTTATTTTGCTTAGAATAAAATGCTGGGGTATAATTACCCCATTCACTTAAATGCTGGGGTATAAATACCCCATTCACTTAAATGCTGGGGTATAATCACCccaccattttattttattaccatttttttttccatattttcaCATTCGGTTGTTAAGGCTAACTGTCCAATTTATAAACCAAACCCGTACCCAGGGAAattaaatggaatgcttttatttttattgttaacgCATGCCGTATGCCAATCTCTTGGCTCAGTccttggttgactggtagagtaATGTCTTCTGGCATtgagtccgccatttgtacttgatgcattgtgcaataaagtttaaataaataaatgccgGAAATATCGTAatccatatttatacataaaaTTAAGTTCATATTAGTCGATTCGAAGAACACACGGGCAAAACTAATCTTTAAAGTTTATGGTTATTGACgagagaaaaaaataatttaaaagtttTGCTCATTTTTCCAACTATTTACTTATACTACCATTTGAAATAGAATAATCGTGAAGATGGTAGTCGAAAAATATGACAtgcaaatgaaaacaaaaaatgctAGGCAAATATTAAATAGGAGTTCTGTACGTTTTTTCATTAGATTAAAAAGTCCAGTccttttaactaaattggttggATGTAAAACGAACGGTTTGGCAGATTTGTTGAATAAATAGCGGCGGAGTTTCGCTGGCagctaaaaattaattaatctggttattaaatatttcttaatGTTGTTCTGCACTTATTAATATACCTAGTTACTTGTGATAAAAAAGAAGAAAGTATAAAACTCCAAACAAATGATCCGACTTGGGAAATTCaacaaatatgaataatctATAATATTCACAATATACGATACCTACTGCCAAgtatattgtataataatattcTTTAATCATTTCATTCGCATAAAACTAGTCTCTAAGGTTCTTAAGTCATTATGTAAGTCCCCACCGGACGTTTAAATTTGATGTAGCATTTAAGCATACATTTGGATATTTGAGGTCCGGAAATAAGCGGTAATCGAATTAAGTATGCTAAGGGCCATCAAAAAAGGGACTTCACTGAAACGAGCTTTTGGTCAAACTAAAACGAGCGTGGAAACTGTAGTGAGCGTGTAATTTGCAATCTTGAGATCTAGATgctataagtaaatatttttatctcTTTTCATTGAATTCCAATCACTATAATTGTCAATATTAATACGTACTTATACATACTTAGCTCATTATTACTAATAGTCTCTGGAACGCATTACTTAACTTGTACTACATAACTGTGGCGTAGTCTATCTGTATTGGACTAGCACCAACACCAGTAGATGAGTTTTTTTAATGCATTTCTATATATTAGCTCACCAGACAACACATGGACTCGAGTGGAGGCAGGAGGCGCGTTGTTAGGCCCACACGTGTACAGCCCGGCATCGGCGCCCCTCGCCCGCTGCACCAGCAGACGGCTCGTGCTTTTCATGCCTTTCTCGGTGACCAGGGAGATACCTCCGCGTGCAGAGTCGAAATTTATAACCTGTTCATGAAACACTTTGGGTATTGGGTAAGTGTAAACTCATAATAAAAGAGTTTATGAGTTCGAAATAATATGACTCTTGACATTTAAACACGTAATTTAcacgtatatatatatatgtatatatatatatatatataattaacttattttggaattcaaaatttaaatgcaaattATACTATTACTAAAATTTTTAGACTCATCAAGGTTTTCTACCATGCCATCGAAtgttaaatttataaaataattaaggcCGAGCCACACCTCTTGCGTGTGCAGCACGTATGCGTCGACGAAAGCGTAGACGTGTGTAGCACCCCTGGGCgagtagccaacgtgccaatcgttaacgcttcGTAGCGTATcgtacggctcgattcggaaaatgaattagatttcaacaagttacgatacggataatttaaagatattagTAAGATAAATATGTctaatttgacgtttccgcgattccggaggtcctcttgaacgatttcgacaagttatgacttagatatcctaGTCagatctagtcgatatctaatgtagatctagttgatttctaaatcgtctcaagatcttgtgattatctcgaaatccgaataggcctgctagtcatctctctctatcactcttccacacTTAACTAGTGCGACAGTGAGAGTTGTGTTTTGTTCgccacggagcgttaacgattgtacgttggctacgcaccctgtcACACAagacatttaaaattaaaaccaaaaagaAAAGTCTTGTGCCAACCATATAGTGAGTTGAAAAAACAGCCTTTTAAATCGCAGTTTGTAACTAATGTATTTCTATCTAAGAAATATAATCTCGTTTTGGCAACAACACAAAACCTCATATTTTATAAACGTCTGAGAGTGGCGCACTTTTGTATTATATTTAGTGCCTAACTGAGAGAAATTCGAGTTGGTTACTTACtaaatatttaatgttttttttgtatctattgctaagatatatttagTTTATCTTTGATAGGAAACGAAAACCGGCATAAGATGGCTGGTTTTATGCCCGTGACAAAAAAAATGGCACTTTCTACATATCATTATTGAAAGATACTGACTTtagctgtcacgtagacaagtgCAACCATCATAATCTAAGGACTTATTATGATATTAACTAtgacaaaaattataaataaaatagtaaatacagTTTTAGAAGAATTTTCTGTACTATATTACTTTCTTTTAGCAAGTATTATACCTTGGAGTATTACCTAGATACTAGATAGATAGGTAGTAGATATTAACGATAAATAAACCCTagaacggcgcgattcgggaaatgaattagagattcactagagatgaaatagtaaagatatgtgacgttccacggaaaaaggtactttatggcgcctcaataatattattgcggcgctatgcgacttaagcgccagccgccataaggtacctttttattttttggaatctctaattcatttcccgaatcgcggcgctaCTCACTCAGTCACTATACTATTTCACAACCCTCTTTTTCAATTTAACACCTAAAGTTGCTCGCAAGAATTTCACAAGTAAAGTTCAAAAGTCAATGATCCAAAGAACTTAGAATAGAATTTCCAATCCTTCCGGAGGCTACCTATAGTTGCGTTAAGCGCGGGATTTATGGCTGGCATATCAAAAGTTGCTGATAAAAAGTATCCATCAGCCGCCCTATGATCTTCTATGTAGAAGAAAATGAGGTGGTTTAATTGTTAGTAAATTATgtattgatataattttatattttatattaaatctaTGATTATTGTTTTAGCTTTCAGCGGcagtagcacggtcgcatttttatcgcctgtcacaaCGCCTGTCAAGTTCTAACAAATACAttagtgcgaaagtgacacgcatagtgacaagcgataaaaatgcaaccATGCTGCCACCGCAGGTATATTGAACAGTTGTAATTAAGATCCGGAAATCAGGACGAATACTCTTGCAAACATGTTTTTACTAAGTATTTTTATGAGTGATGGTTGTGTATTAAATAAGGggctaaaatataaataaacgatACAAATTCGATGTGTGGTACGCTGCTACGTCATGTCTTGGAAATGTATAACGTGCATTGTAAAAATTTATGTCATATTTCATATCGTGGTATTTACAGCACTAAGCCATGACGGATGCCACTGATATGACGTCATTTAATAATACATTCTTGTTACACGATAATACGAGTACAGTGGGGATTACTGAGATGTCCGCGTTCACATCGTATGAACGCAAATATTTCGCTAACTGCATTTATTGAATAGATGTATTTCACCACCTTCTTCGTTTACCACGCTGTGTATTCAAGTTCCTTGATGATTATGAACACACAGTTATAATTTGGTTTGAAATTATAATTAACGACAAAGGACGATGTTATGAAAACATTTAAaagtttgtgcaattaaatttGAACAGCGTAGTCAAGTTTTGTTTTAATATAGCAAGTTACTGTAACTGAGTTAAGATTAAATCCCTCTTAGTTTCAAAGTAATCTCTCTCAGAACCACCTACGAGGGGAATACATAAGTTTACTACAGTAGTTATATGTCTATGTATATGATGATTATGTGATCGTGAGTTACCTAGAATCCTAAGAGTGGTGGATAAAGTCTACAAAGAGCTAAATCTGTTGtagttatataaataatattatagatttATGAACCTATTTATTGGATTAATACTACCTTTACATTATGATTGAtgcctattttattttgtccttctttaataaaataaaattggaaataaaattatatgtaaTAGGAGTATTCTAAAATTAGGTAAGAAAACAAAATTCTTAATAATCTGTTGTTCGGGATACGTTATTAACTTAAGGTGGACCGGCCTTTGAAATGTACCATTTTAAGGCGACTTAAGTTTTTGTTTAaacaaaaccggccaagtgcgagtcggactcgcgttccaagggttccgtacattacccaattttaaactatgtattttttatatgtgaaacgcgagtgaaatacgcctttaaaaaacccgtaggggtcggatcaaaaactaagtaaaatttgtccgactcacgcttgactgcacatttcttataGGTTTTTCTGTCATCTATGGGTAATGaagtattacattttttttttcaaaattttagactcagtagtttcagagataaaggggggaatggtaattttttgcctattttcttaaataagttctaaattatttataatgaaattacaaaaaaaaatttgtttgaaattctcaaaatgagctctttcatttgatatataacacaatatagtttgaaaacctttattttttaactttctaatTTACCCCcaaaaagtggcccccatgtttaaaattcatttgtttacattacatgtctttgggtcactaatttgcatatgtgtaccaaatttcaacttaattggtccagtagtttccgagaaaataggctgtgacagacagacgcacgagtgatcatATAAAGTTCCGGTTTTTCCTTTTTTCAGTATTCAGTATTCATATCATATTTATAAAGACCTGGTCTGCGTGAGTCCAAGTAATTGATGACGGGGGTTCGGGCGTATGTCGCACAGTGCACGTGAGGTTGATGGTGGAGTCGGCTTGAAGAAACAGTTCGGCGCCACTTGAAATCGTTGTTTCAGGCTCTGTACAAAAAGAAAATTCGTAtcgtacttacctacttatatttaattaaactatTAACAATTTTCTGAAATTATAAGTAAACGGGATTTAATCATGTCgtagatttatatttatttatgtttgatTACAAAGTAACTGGGGGATGGTACGGTGGGGTAATAtggagtaaaaataattaacaaatatcTAGGTGCTCATAAAACATCAtcgttaataaaataatatcactgAACATTTTGGATTTCTGTATTTGAAACGAGTTTTCAACATTTCTTCTATTGTATTGAAAATGTACGATAATTCGTTATTTTATTTTCGTTATCGGAAAAATACAAGATAAGTacaaaattatttcatgaaGCCTAATACTTAATACTCAAGTTTACAAAAGCAACACCAGAtaaaaatattaacataatatatacgTATTGGGAAGAGTATTAAATTTGCGTTACTCCAGTCCCCTCCTGTCACAGGGTGTTGAGGAATGCTTGTAATGGGCACATTACAATAGGTATTGTAGTGCCTGCGGTCGGCCGAAAAACGCTGCACATTGTGTTAAAAGCATGAAAATCGGTGCGATTGATCTTTACGCCATTTGAattaatttgacccgtagcagcaaaaaaaaaacaaaggagaggagttatgacgtcattttTTTGGATGATACAAAACCtttcgtgtgtggtattaaatgaaagagcTTTGGGCTTCTCCAGACAAGATACCGTTCAAATTTATTTGTTAAATATACCTCAAattatacctattattattgGCCTCGAGTGCTACGCTCCACCTCCTCAATTGCTTGGAGTGGATCTTACCTACGATGTTAAGAAAGACTGCATGCCCAATGGGTGGCGTAGTGGAGATCTGGCACTCGTACTGGCCGGAGTCGCGTCGCTGCGGGGAGCGGATGCGCAGTGCCCACTCCTCGGACCGCGGCTTGTGCTGCGCCTCAAACCGCTGGTCCGATGTGTACGTGTAGCGCCCCACCGTCAGCAGGTGGATATCACGGTGACGCACCCATGACACCTGTGAGTCATAAGTGAAAATATCATTACCCTTACATAACACAGGTACCTATTGCTATGCATAAATTTAAAGGATAAGGATGGAAGTAGAATAATTTCAGACTCGCTAAGATCCCAGCTAGGAAAGTGGAGCGGTGCGCATTTCCAACTTTAAAATGGAACTTTCCATTCTAAAATGTTGCCTAGTATTTAGTTTTAACTAAATGCAAAACTTCGTTCGCTTAACACCAGTtttacattaggtacctacgtacgtATTCATTTCAGTGATGTTTTGCCATGTACTCTTTGATTGGGTTTATTGAGTGTAAATTAAATTACGTTTTGAtgaataattacatttaaataggTTTGTGGATTTCGATTAAGCAACAGCGTGCTAGGCATATTTACCCGGGTACCTATCGaccctatatttatttaaataggtacatgtTAGTCACGTTTCACCTTGTTtaactaaagtgtcattctatggaacttgctaactgtgtaaacaaaccgccatattgaaactgtcaaaaatgatgaatttactagagaattttgtttacatagcaagttccatagaatgacactttagttaGCTACTCGTCCCGTTTCACTGAAATAATTCGCTAGAGTCAGTACTAATTACACAGTAACTACtttaaaaatcattaaaataataatgggAATCGAAGCAATGTTGAGGAACAACAGAAGCAACCCTGGTGAGTTAAATCCTGGTGTGTGAACCCATTTTAATAAAGTATCGGCTtcattttaatacaattttgttttgtttgtccCTGTATTTTGATTCTCAGAATACTTTCAAGATTTATTTATGAAACTTGTTATTCGTGCCCGTTAAACGTTAGGTATAAGCCTTTATCACttaacaatttaaaattaacgctgcctgcgtgattgGGGTACCAAGAGTACAAAAtgttgataggtatttttaacttagttattttaatcgtagtctgttttagttttatattcaagTTGTGAGTTTTAATTCAGGTTTTATTGTGAAATACAACTTTTCCATTTAACCAGTCAACTTTAAATAATAGATAAGAATTCAAAATCGGTCAGGTAAAACCTGTATAAATTTTTGTCAGAAAAATACACATTACATCCTGGGTTTCATTTGGGATTCTATAAAATGGGACGTGATGAGGCATTTTACTGGTCTACGTGCTATCAATGGTGATGCTTAAGTGCGCACTTCCGTGAAACGATCGCTATGAGAGCaggtaaacaaaaaatatatattgagtAGGTACAAGTTCATCTAGTTTGAGCTTCTTAAGCACGCTACTTTTAATGCCCCTCCATAGCACCTACTTATTTTGTTAAGGTGATAATACTTTTATTGTGTACTAAAGaccatatcgttaattatagggacagataaaacatggtctaactgttggcatgtgtattattttgtattactatgttctaagagtttgatctgggggtatttttaagctatttctgatttaagaaggtttgacattttttttattttagggactttatgatgctttTAATACCGTATAGCAAATACAGTATCCGGCAAATACAGTATCGAgctgaatttgagactatttcaccgactctttggtacgatttaaagtaacaacaggttaataggctgccaaaacatgttatctaagtgtcatcttcatgattgttcaattgagcagctgcggaataaatgtggtgaatttttatttttacatcgtttttatgtaaaaataaaaattcaccacatttatttttcaccccacgttttggaatcccttcaatttctgatgcaagcgaaatgacggagacagctagaagaataagCTACAAACaaaagcctaacggacattcatggcgttgatccatcgctagagcgggtcgatagaaacgctccatgatagttacattagatgtcaaagtcagagttgtcgtaagtaacatgccatattctctaaaaggccaccatgcacagatcctaaactttttttttaacggAAAGAAATGCTTAGACTATGTCCAGATGTTTCACTATTATACGAATcatgtgtaattgctgtttacatagtaggttttttttgtgtgatattgtcttgttcgcaaaccgcaatTTTTCTTGTAGTACTTATTTGTCGGCAGTCGTTATTGTTACTCGAGAGGATTGGTTTAATTTCGTCCAAACCATATTATGCTTTACGTCGAgctcccaggacgaaatgtgtaccttattaaagcactaattaaagatgtgtaattttgaaataaaaatataataccaaaaaaaacggctaagtaaagttgtcccCATAATTAACAATAcggtatttattataattaagtaaatgattaaaaataattactattgTCCTTCGCTGCCTGAAACACGGAGAATCCTAGTTCAGGCATTTGTAAACCACTtgtctttattaaataattcttCTGTAAGAGCAACCCCTGTACTatactttttttgtatttgtatagatTAGGAGGATTTCGTTTATTACGTGAAATAATAAGAGAAGTGAATTATTTTatcatacaaatataaattctaCTTTGGAGTTAAGGAGTTCAATTTAACCAAATGGCACTTTTTTCATGCAAACGCTGTTCATTTCAATTTTGCaactttatcaatgaattcataattcataatttctccatgcaatttcgcagct is a window of Cydia splendana chromosome 1, ilCydSple1.2, whole genome shotgun sequence DNA encoding:
- the LOC134791476 gene encoding uncharacterized protein LOC134791476; amino-acid sequence: MGQTGTKSVLLLSLLHGFLFLIAGSGTDGPTENTTVDISSQRFRAEFLQEWQGSADAPYFDPSTPRNITGLVGHPVRLLCRVKNLQNRTVSWVRHRDIHLLTVGRYTYTSDQRFEAQHKPRSEEWALRIRSPQRRDSGQYECQISTTPPIGHAVFLNIVEPETTISSGAELFLQADSTINLTCTVRHTPEPPSSITWTHADQVINFDSARGGISLVTEKGMKSTSRLLVQRARGADAGLYTCGPNNAPPASTRVHVLSGEHPAAMQQGCAKSSLDKMTTILCCLLSFYFLNKSFSDVQLGT